Proteins from one Muntiacus reevesi chromosome X, mMunRee1.1, whole genome shotgun sequence genomic window:
- the LOC136153558 gene encoding heat shock transcription factor, X-linked member 3-like, with translation MASQSSHESHIALLAPLTHGEPTTGDSCDSSSDPNVDSGEALEKQGDQPESLDPGLHDNLPPQGPKPEMANKEENNAVLGLSFPRKLWRIVEDAAFTSVHWNDEGDMVVIEVDLFQTEVLQRRGADQIFETESIKGFIRELNLYGFSKIRPSCQTAGKKMMIYRNSNFQRDKPLLLQNIPKRKKRVMATRHSPQLHHNQRTQEVGKTVQKGTPPACRTPRRRSSGLFRMCSMCSVAGQAGVKHLRSNQGGPSGKGTSTSAMSVPPATSGRESTGQMPESPPEYPDYDSVMALYNTCYSMLTAALSGRAPNEASEAE, from the exons ATGGCTAGTCAGAGTTCCCACGAGTCACACATAGCCCTGCTGGCCCCATTAACTCATGGGGAGCCCACAACAGGGGACTCCTGTGATTCCTCCTCAGATCCAAATGTTGATTCAGGGGAGGCTTTGGAGAAACAGGGTGACCAACCTGAGAGCCTCGATCCAGGCCTCCATGACAATCTGCCCCCACAGGGCCCAAAGCCAGAAATGGCCAACAAGGAAGAGAACAATGCTGTCCTCgggctgtccttccccaggaagctctggaggATCGTGGAGGATGCGGCCTTCACCTCTGTGCACTGGAATGATGAGGGAGACATGGTGGTCATCGAGGTAGATCTCTTCCAGACAGAGGTCCTCCAGCGCAGAGGTGCAGACCAGATCTTCGAGACAGAAAGCATCAAGGGCTTCATCCGTGAACTGAACCTGTACGGTTTCAGTAAAATCCGCCCTTCATGTCAGACTGCAGGGAAGAAGATGATG atcTATCGCAACTCCAATTTTCAGAGGGACAAACCTCTCCTCCTGCAGAAcatcccaaagagaaagaagcgaGTGATGGCGACCAGACACTCTCCTCAACTCCATCACAACCAGCGCACCCAAGAGGTGGGCAAGACAGTCCAGAAGGGAACCCCACCTGCTTGCAGAACCCCCAGGCGACGATCATCTGGGCTCTTTCGCATGTGCTCTATGTGCAGTGTAGCCGGGCAGGCTGGGGTAAAGCATCTCCGCAGCAATCAGGGTGGCCCCAGTGGAAAGGGCACGTCCACCAGTGCCATGTCTGTACCCCCAGCTACTTCTGGGAGGGAGAGTACTGGGCAAATGCCCGAAAGCCCCCCAGAGTACCCAGATTATGATTCAGTGATGGCTCTGTACAACACTTGTTACTCCATGCTGACGGCAGCCCTTTCCGGCAGAGCCCCAAACGAGGCCTCTGAGGCAGAGTAG